The genome window GGCGAACGCCGGAATAAAACAAGTTCGGTTCAAGATAAATCTGACCATCTGTAATAGAGATCACGTTTGTCGGGATATATGCGGATACGTCACCAGCCTGAGTTTCGATCACCGGTAATGCTGTTAATGAACCACCACCTTGCGATTCACTGAGTTTTGCCGCGCGCTCCAGTAAACGGCTGTGCAGGTAGAAAACGTCGCCGGGGTATGCTTCACGTCCGGGCGGACGGCGGAGCAACAATGCCATTTGACGATATGCAACTGCGTGTTTGGAAAGATCGTCATAAACGGCAAGGGCGTGCATGCCATTATCGCGGAAATATTCGCCCATTGCGGCACCCGTATATGGTGCGATATACTGCAACGCTGCAGATTCTGAAGCATTTGCGGCAACGACGATGGTGTATTCCATTGCGCCGTTATCTTCAAGTATTTTAACAACTTTAGCAACGGTAGATGCTTTTTGCCCGATAGCTACATAAATGCAATAAACGGGCTTATCAGAATTTTGGTAATCTTTCTGGTTGATAATCGTATCGATTGCGATAGCCGTTTTACCGGTTTGGCGATCGCCGATAATCAACTCCCGCTGTCCACGACCAATCGGAATCATCGAGTCGATGGCTTTCAGACCGGTTTGCAACGGTTCAAACACTGATTGCCGATAAATTACACCCGGTGCTTTGCGTTCTACTTCAATAAATTGAGTGGTATTGATCGGGCCGCGACCGTCCATCGGTTCTCCGAGCGGATTGACAACCCTACCGAGCAATTCCTTGCCTACCGGCACCGATGCAATTCGCTTGGTGCGTTTCACGGTTGCGCCTTCTTTGATGTTTTTATCTTCACCCAAAATAACAACGCCAACGCTGTCTTCTTCCAGGTTTAACACCATTCCGTTTACGCCATCTTCAAAGGTAACCAGTTCCCCGGCCATCACCTTATCCAAACCATGAATACGCGCGATGCCGTCGCCAACCTGCAATACCGTACCAACTTCATAGGTATCTGACTGCTTATCAAAGCTTTCCAGCTGCTTTTTGATAATTGCAGATATTTCTTCCGGTTTTACATCAACGGCCATATAGTATTCCTCTTTTAAAAAGCGTTACTTAACTACGACTCAGCCAACGAAGTTCGCAATGTTTTGAGTTGATTGCGCAAACTTGAGTCGAATACTCGCTCTTGCACTTTTACAATAAAACCACCCAACAGGGTCGGGTCGG of Calditrichia bacterium contains these proteins:
- a CDS encoding F0F1 ATP synthase subunit alpha, which gives rise to MAVDVKPEEISAIIKKQLESFDKQSDTYEVGTVLQVGDGIARIHGLDKVMAGELVTFEDGVNGMVLNLEEDSVGVVILGEDKNIKEGATVKRTKRIASVPVGKELLGRVVNPLGEPMDGRGPINTTQFIEVERKAPGVIYRQSVFEPLQTGLKAIDSMIPIGRGQRELIIGDRQTGKTAIAIDTIINQKDYQNSDKPVYCIYVAIGQKASTVAKVVKILEDNGAMEYTIVVAANASESAALQYIAPYTGAAMGEYFRDNGMHALAVYDDLSKHAVAYRQMALLLRRPPGREAYPGDVFYLHSRLLERAAKLSESQGGGSLTALPVIETQAGDVSAYIPTNVISITDGQIYLEPNLFYSGVRPAVNVGISVSRVGGSAQIKAMKQVAGSLRLNLAQYRSLEAFAKFGSDLDKATQAQLTRGQRLVELLKQGQYVPMSVEKQVAIIFAANAGELDKLPVDSMGKFQTEYIEFLEAQRPAILENLRSKQKIDDDLDQEMRKALSDFLKMFKP